The genomic stretch ACAAGATCTGCGCAAGATGCAACTTCTTCCCCTCCTGCCAAACTATTTACTTCAGAACTAACTACTTCAGAACTAACTAAATCAACATAATCATTACAACAATCTAAACATAAAGATTTACCAGGAATAAAAAAATCAGCTTCACAAAAATAAGTTCCAACAGAACCATTAATTAAAGGAACTTTCATTTCCACAGCATAATCAGACATTAATTTGCGCGAACTCCAATTATCAACACAAGAAAAAATTAAATCATATTGCCCAGCAATTAATTGAGTTTCTAAAAAAGCCTCATCAACAAAAACAGGATGTGCACGAATATAATCTGCTCGCCCAAATACCTCCTCTTCTGCGCACCAAATACCCATTGAATTAGTTGAACTTAATTGTTTGAGTCGCTCAGATAAAACTAGTGATTTATTTGATCCAATTTTACCAAAATAAAAAATTTGACGATTAAGATTATGCTGCTCAATAATATCCCCATCACAAAGATCAATTACCCCTTGGTTTTTTCCAAAACCTGCCAAAACAGAATTTAATGCAACATATGTCCCAATACCCCCTAAACCAACGACCAAAATATTTTTAGATGATAAAAAAGAACGAATAAATTTGTCAGGATTTTGGTAAAATTTGAATAAATCTAAATTAACTTTTTTATTGAAAAATTTGGACTTTTTTTTATATGGATTTGACTTGACTTTTTTATTAAATTTTTCTTCTAACTTAAAATTAATTTTTGCATTCTTTGATCTAGCACTCAACATTTGATCATATTGGAAAAATGAATGCATAAATCCTCCAGACATAAAATCAAAAATAATAGGAGCACATAATTTTTTATCTGCCTCCAACAAACAAATCTCTTTACGAATTTCATCAACAACTAATGTACCAATTAAACCACTGGTGAAATCTCCTTGAAAACAAGATTCGAATTCTTCAAATAAAATATTTTCCAGATTGAATTGAGTATTAAATTCAGCAGTCATTTCAGATGCACCCCCACTCAGATTTACCCCTTCCGCAAATTTACCAATCACAGATTTAAACGTGGAACTCGACGCTGAAATTAAAGGAATTCTTACACCAAATTTTTGAAAATAAGTTTCACAAGCAGACATACAAGAATATTTAGAGCAAGGATCATTTGTAACATCAATTAATACATCAGGACTTAACAAATCTAAAAAAGGAAAAGAAATTCCCTGTTCAAATGTAGTTACTGTAATTTTCGGATTAATTTTTTTAATCATTAAATTTAATAAATCCAACTTTGTTTTAACTTCCGATTTGATACCTGATTTAACATCAAATTTAACCTTGACTTTATCTTCAAATTTTTTATCTACTTCAAGTTTTTGAGACTTGCAACTAAAATAATTTTTTATTTTTTTACGCCTCAACTCATCATTCAAATACCTGCCTAAGTTTAACAGGAATTCCGAAGACATAGTTTGAAATCTATTAGCCCCCTGAGCGGAACTCCCCTCAACCACATTAATTTCTGGTTCGAATAAAGATAATTTGCCAATTCCTAAACCACACAAATAAGAAATAACAAAATTAGAAATGGTTCCTGATCCTACAATTGCAACATGCTTAGAATTAATAGTCTCTTGATCAAACCGACTTCTTAAAGATTCATCAGCACAATGGTTAATTGAAGAAGCTCCATTAATTTTTTCAACCAAATTTATTAATTTTTGATTTGATGACATCCTAAACTTCCCCTCTCTTAGTTTTAGAATCAACTAATAACTGTTTCAAATAACCTATCTCTCCCGCAGACAAATGCTCTTTGTTAGTAATATTTTCAAACTCGACTTTATCTGGTGCAACTTGTAAACACGCAAGTTTTTCATCCAAATTAGGAGAATATAAATTATGCCAAGCACTTCCCCCACTGTCATATCCTTCAACAAAATGAGATCTGATTCTACTCAAATAAATTTTAATTCTAGAACTAAAATCTTGAATTAACTCCAACTGATGACGAGGAACTCCCGAAACACAAATAGTTTCAAATTTTTTTCCCAAGTTTTTAATAGAGGGATGCGCATAATTTATCATCACACACGCATCATCAAATTTAATAAAATCCAAATTTGTTTTATTCGAAGACAAATCTAGCTCACCCCCAATCAAATTATCCAAATAAAGTTTAATCCCAATCTTCACTTCAGGAAATTGAAAAAAATTCTTTTTCTTCTTTTCATATAAACAAAAAGAATCAACTAATGTGAATACATAAAAATCACCACCCACAATTTCAAATCCAATATTTTTTGATGACTCGTAAAAAAAATTTTTGTCAATTAATTTAAAAATGTGATCCTCCTTGCGTTGTTTTATCAAATTTATCACGACGCCCAATCTAACAACATCTCTAATTCGAAAATATAAATTCCCAATATATTTCTTAGCCAGATCTCTTGATGATAAATTAGAACAAATAAACTTAGACTGAATAAAATTAGACTGAATAAAATTATATCCGTTGAAATTTAATTTAATCCCTTCAGATCCAAAAACATCATAAACTGACTTTTGACAACTAATACCTCCTGAGTTGGACTTTGCAACAGTTAATTTACTTAACAACTTGTTAATCTTCCAATTTGAATCTGGCGCAGTTTCAGAATTAAAACTTGGTTTTTTAACTAAACAATTATTAGCTTTTTGTTCGAAAATAACCTCATAAAATGCTCCCCCAACACAGAATAACTGAAAATCAAATAAAAAACAATTAGTTTTTCTAAATTCTTCCACCACCAACTGAGAAATATTATCTTCAGTCTCCAGTAAATTTTTATTTGTTAACTTTGATTCATCTGAAACGTAACTCAGATCATCATTAAAAGAAAATTGAGGTGATTTAAAAGACTCAGAAAAATAAGAATTACCCCCCAAACTAAAAGTTTGTGGAGCTCTAAAACTAAAATCAACAAAAGGCACAATTTTTTCCAAAACAAACTTAGATAAAAAATAATTGCCACCCAAAATGCAAGTTGAATCAAAAGACTCAGAAAAATTAATTTGTTTTACATCGCACAGAGCAATATTTACTAATTTAAAAAAATCTTTGGGAAAAAAATTTAAAACATAATCATCCAAACAAATAAATTCACTCTCTTCTTCACCTCCGCTCGCGTCTTCACCTCTACTCTCCAGCTCAATGGCAAAAATATTCGAATATCCTAAATCATTTAATTTATTATTAGAAAAATTAATTCTTGAAAAATTTATTAACTTACCATTAAAAAAATAACCATAAAAATCAGAAAAAAAAGACTCTAAAAAACTAAAAAGTCCATTTTTTTCATCAAACAAATAAGACAAATATTTTTCGACCACATTACTACCTCAATTAAAAATACGGTTTTTCAAAATTAAACTCCTACCTTGGACCAATATTTAACAACAATATCTAAACAATCAAAAGCAGTACCTTCAACTTCCCTAGTTCGAATATATGGTAAAACTGAATCATCCAAACTCAGAACATTAGATTGAGAATCAGAAATATTAGAAATTTCAGACTCCCCATCATAAGCCCACACTCTCAATTTACCCTTATTTTTTGAATCCAATTCATTCAAATACCCCAAAATTTCATTACGCACATCAACTTCGTCAGCGTCGAAAACATAATCTGAATCATCAACCACATACCGCACAAACTTCATAAAATTGGACTCTTTTAACATAGCCACATGCGACGCAGGAATAATTCTTGTAATTGCCTGTTTATCTTCACCAACACTAGTTTCTAACATTGACTTAGTAGTCAAAATACCCACAAATTCATTAGACATAATTTCACCTCACAAAAAAATATTAACAAATCACATTATCCACTCAATTTAGATTCAAACTCTGCCAATTCAGAATCAAAATCAAACTTAGAAACAACACGATTTGCACGAACATCATCAAATTGATCTCTAGATGATAAAGTATGCAAAACATGAGCAGTATTTGAATCACCATTATTCAAAAAAAAATTAGTCACCTTACGATCCAAACCAAACAATTTAAGATTCTTTAACTTTTGAGTAAATGACTGAGTCAAATTATTGATTGCAGTCTCAGTAGCAAAAACATTTTCAGAAAGTGCTTGAAAACCCCCCAAATAATCTGGAGATACAACAATTAAAGAATACATGGACTTACTTCGCCTAACCGAATTCTCAAGATCAACACCCAAATATAATAATTCCTGAACAACTGAAATAGTTTTCCACATAAGTGATTTATATTTTAAAATAAAATCTTTTTCTATGATTTTCCCATCAAATGAATTATTACTGGAAGAAAAATTCAAAAAATCCCGACGTAATTCATCCTGAGATTCTATAAGTGCATCTTCAATACATAAAACATCGGAGCTACCACTATTAACACTTGAATGTTGCTTTAATTTTTTACTCAAACCAGAATAAACAAACAATTTTTTCATTAAATCAGACTTATTCTCATCTTTACAACTAGAAAAACTTGAAATATCAGAATTCAAAACTTTACGATAACGTTCTAAATTATTAAACTCAGCATTAAACTGAAATAAAATATTAGCTAAAATAAAATTTAATGCAACAAAATTATTAACCTGCTTTTGAAACAACAAATGTAAATTAAATGAATCGACTTTAGCAACACTATCCAGAAAATCAATAAACTTATACCACGTGCTTTTTTTAAAATTAGAAGAAGTCTCTCGCCTAATTTTATTTTTAACTAATTTTTGAGTAAATGTTACTTCTTCCGTGGCAACACCAATATCCCTAAATGAAAAATAAGGCTCAGTCGGAAATGGAGAATATGCAACATAATTTAAAATTCCCTCCAGAGATGATTCCGCACCTGCTTGATTTAAAAAAAAAGTATTTCCTCCAGATCTAAACGTGCAACCAGGTTCATAAATAAACTCTGAATCAAGATTAACTCTAGCAAATGGAACTAATGACTTATCTTTGCAAACCTCCTGCTCAGGCAGGCTAAGAACAGAATAATGCCCTGCATTTGAAGCTAAATCAAAAAAATCAGAACAACCAGTCCTTTTTTGTATTTTACCGTAATCATCTGACTTTGAGGAGTAACTGGAACTACAATTCGCTCCAGACCTACAAGATTTTAAAAGTTTTTTTAACTCTGAACTTGAATCATACTTTGAAATAACAACCACCTCAAAAAAACTGCAATAACAAAAACTCTAAAAACTATTCTTCAAACTTTAACAAAGAATCAATTGAATCTCCGACTTCATGTTTAATCTTATTTAACCCTCTGCGAAAAAGTTTATCACCCAATTCATTACCTGAACTAGGTTCAGAATTTAAAAACAAAAAAGAATCAATTTCAACTTGCGAATTATGCTTTTTGTCAATAAGATATGCAACAGAATACTCCCGTTTAATCTTATATTGCCTATCAGTATTAATGTAATAACCCAAAAAATATCCACAACTTGCCCCCCCAATAAAAAGAGCTAACGCTACTTTCTTAACTAAACCCATGCAATCACCTAATCAAAACTAAAAAATAAAAATAAAAAACATATAACTAAAATAATATTCTCGCCAAAATTAATTAGCAAACATAATATTTTTCTTTTTCACATTAAAAATAGCAGTTTTTTTATCGAACATAATCTCTTGTTCAACCCGCTGTTTCAGATTATATAACATACCCATAATAGTATCTAACTTACCCAATATATATGAAACTTCAACTGCTGAAGCATAATCAAGATCAACACACAATTTAACTAGAACTTCAAGCTCTTTTGCAGAAGCATAAGAATACCCCAAATGATTAAAAAAAACTTTAGTTGAATTACTATTCGCACCTTCTGCAATATTTAACACAATTGATGTGGAGGCACGCCTAGCTTGATCAATAATATTTCGCTCTTCGCAAGAAGGAAGTTTATTCATTAGCTTATAGATTTCTAAAACTAACTCATATGATTCATTGAATACTTTTAATTTCTTAAATTCCCGAGCCATAAACCTAGATAGTTAAAACTCATTAATAAACTTTTAATGGAAAAATCCAGAAAAAATAACAAATAAATCGGAAAAAAAGAAAAAAAAAAAAGAAAACCATACAAAGGAAAGACAAAAAACAGAACTATTGGTAACTGCATGCTAAATAACTCGCCGAAGCTCGAAACTTACACACCAGTCCCATCAAACGAATCTTTTATTCGCGTTCTCAATATCTCTTTTCGCGGCAAACTTCACGCTTAGATGCTTTCAGCGTTTATTTCTTAAGGCGTAGCTGCTCGGCAATACCTTATCAGATAACCGATCGACCAGAGGCCTCGAACCTTCGTTCCTCTCGTACTAGAAGATCCTTCCACTCAGATATTAAACATTTCCAGTAGATATCAAACAAACTGCCTCACAGCGTTCTGAACCCAGCTCACGATCCCTTTTAATAGGTGAACACCCTCACCCTTGGCTGCTTCTGCACAACCAGGATAGGAAGAGCCGACATCGATGTAGCAAGCCGCGCCGTCGATATACTCGCAATGAATAGAAATATAATTTCAATTCAAAGAATGAGCTCTCGGGCGCGACAACTCTGTTATCCCCGGAGTAACTTTTCAGTCATTTCCAACCCCCATCAAGGAGAATTTGGAAGTTCGCTAGACCAAACTTTCGTTTTTGGATTTCTTTATGTGCAAAATCCAATCAGGCTGGCTTTTGCTCTTGCACTCTAAGATGGATTTCTGACCCACCTGAGCCAACCATTGGGCACCATCGATACCTTTTCGACGGTGTGCCACCCCAGCCAAACTGTCCACTTACTGGTGTCCTCCATTTCGGAGTTAGCAACGTAAATTTTGAAGAGTGGTGTTACATTGGCGTCTATTCACGATCTGGCGATCGTAACATGACAACTCCCACTTACACTATACAACAAAACTCACGCCGCAGCAACAAGCTACAGTAAAGTTTCACGGGGTCTTCGCTTCCCACTGGAAATCTCTGGCCTTTGCACCAGAAAAGAGTGTTCAGGGGCTTGTAATTGGGGACAGTGAGGATCTCGTTACGCCATTCATGCAGGCCGTCATTCAAACGGCAAGGCATTTCGCTACCTTAAGAGAGTTATAGTTACCCCCGCCGTTTACCTGCTCTTAGCTCCCTTGGAAAGGAGTTTCAAGTACAGGCACTGGGCAGACGTCACCTCCTGTACGCATCCTTGCGGACTAGCAGGAAGTTATGTTTTTGTTAAACAGTCGGACCCTCTTTGTCACTGCGCCCTATGATCGCAACCATACGATTACAAACATAGGGACCCCTTATACCGAAGATACGGGGCTAATTTGCCGAATTCCCTCAATTACATTACACCCTTACACCTTAGGCTTCTCACCTAGGGGCACCTGTGCCGGTTCTGGGTATAGATATTCAAGATTCTTTTTGATTTCTTTTTCACGGATTCCAGAAATCAACCAA from Candidatus Woesearchaeota archaeon encodes the following:
- a CDS encoding four helix bundle protein; the protein is MAREFKKLKVFNESYELVLEIYKLMNKLPSCEERNIIDQARRASTSIVLNIAEGANSNSTKVFFNHLGYSYASAKELEVLVKLCVDLDYASAVEVSYILGKLDTIMGMLYNLKQRVEQEIMFDKKTAIFNVKKKNIMFAN